In Kitasatospora sp. NBC_00240, the following are encoded in one genomic region:
- the hisG gene encoding ATP phosphoribosyltransferase, with product MLRIAVPNKGSLSGPAAEMLHEAGYRQRKDPKELVLVDPNNEVEFFFLRPRDIAVYVGSGRLDVGITGRDLLLDSASNAEEVLALGFGGSTFRFARPEGLDVENVKGLEGLRIATSYTGLVQQHLADHGVKATVTKLDGAVETAVQLGVADVIADVVETGTSLRNAGLEVFGDPILVSDAVVIRPKGAGDDSRVEQFLRRLQGVLVARRYVLMDYDIRAESVSAAVALTPGLESPTVSPLHTEGWVAVRSMVLRKEAQRIMDDLWSIGARAILVTNIHACRL from the coding sequence ATGCTGCGCATCGCCGTCCCCAACAAGGGTTCGCTCTCGGGTCCCGCGGCGGAGATGCTCCATGAGGCGGGCTACCGCCAGCGCAAGGACCCGAAGGAACTCGTCCTGGTCGACCCGAACAACGAGGTCGAGTTCTTCTTCCTGCGCCCGCGCGACATCGCCGTCTACGTCGGCTCCGGCCGCCTGGACGTCGGCATCACCGGCCGCGACCTGCTGCTGGACTCCGCCTCCAACGCGGAGGAGGTGCTCGCGCTCGGCTTCGGCGGCTCGACCTTCCGCTTCGCCCGCCCCGAGGGCCTGGACGTCGAGAACGTGAAGGGCCTGGAGGGCCTGCGGATCGCCACCTCCTACACCGGCCTGGTGCAGCAGCACCTCGCCGACCACGGGGTGAAGGCGACCGTCACCAAGCTCGACGGAGCGGTGGAGACCGCGGTCCAGCTGGGCGTCGCCGACGTGATCGCGGACGTCGTGGAGACCGGCACCAGCCTGCGCAACGCCGGCCTGGAGGTCTTCGGCGACCCGATCCTGGTCTCGGACGCCGTGGTGATCCGCCCCAAGGGCGCCGGTGACGACAGCCGCGTGGAGCAGTTCCTGCGCCGCCTGCAGGGCGTCCTGGTGGCCCGCCGCTACGTGCTGATGGACTACGACATCCGCGCCGAGTCCGTCAGCGCCGCCGTGGCGCTCACCCCGGGCCTGGAGTCGCCGACCGTCTCGCCGCTGCACACCGAGGGCTGGGTGGCCGTCCGCTCGATGGTGCTCCGCAAGGAGGCCCAGCGGATCATGGACGATCTCTGGAGCATCGGCGCCCGGGCCATCCTGGTGACCAACATCCACGCCTGCCGGCTCTGA
- a CDS encoding nicotinamide mononucleotide transporter family protein, with amino-acid sequence MNWLSGIAFTLFGEPVKWADMTGNLIGLVALGFGWRRSVWSWPLQLLSGAVLITAYWSGHVPGLIGKQLIVVVAAVWGWTRWRRGRQETGDITVRFASWTERAALVGATALGTAAVTWAFLHITETVYHPWAMAYIFAGTLAAMYAQARGWVEFWLAWIAVDVVGVPLAFNSGFAFTGLTFSIYFVLVLLGLRAWWLRTRDTRPATDTVLQGASA; translated from the coding sequence GTGAACTGGCTGAGCGGCATAGCCTTCACCCTCTTCGGTGAGCCGGTGAAGTGGGCCGACATGACCGGCAACCTGATCGGCCTGGTCGCACTCGGCTTCGGCTGGCGCCGCTCGGTGTGGAGCTGGCCGCTGCAACTGCTCTCCGGCGCGGTCCTGATCACCGCCTACTGGTCCGGCCACGTGCCCGGCCTGATCGGCAAGCAGCTGATCGTCGTCGTCGCGGCGGTCTGGGGCTGGACCCGCTGGCGCCGGGGCCGGCAGGAGACCGGTGACATCACGGTCCGCTTCGCCAGCTGGACCGAGCGGGCGGCGCTGGTCGGCGCCACGGCGCTCGGCACCGCCGCCGTCACCTGGGCCTTCCTGCACATCACCGAGACGGTCTACCACCCCTGGGCGATGGCCTACATCTTCGCCGGCACCCTCGCGGCGATGTACGCGCAGGCCAGGGGCTGGGTGGAGTTCTGGCTCGCCTGGATCGCCGTCGACGTGGTCGGTGTCCCGCTGGCCTTCAACAGCGGCTTCGCCTTCACCGGTCTGACCTTCAGCATCTACTTCGTGCTGGTCCTGCTGGGCCTGCGCGCCTGGTGGCTGCGCACCCGTGACACCCGTCCCGCCACCGACACCGTCCTGCAGGGAGCATCCGCATGA
- a CDS encoding PH domain-containing protein codes for MSAPVQLPVTWFPRRTRAVLLPVSALLVVMFSVIAVALPANWQLNDRVAMVVSGLVFAGAGLMLARPKVSADAEGVTVVNFVRSRRLAWAEIVRVNFRQGDPWASLDLADGTSLAAVGIQAGVGHEQAVSAARALRDLVEGHSRSRAEA; via the coding sequence GTGAGCGCCCCCGTCCAGCTCCCCGTCACCTGGTTCCCGCGCCGCACCCGCGCGGTACTGCTGCCGGTCAGCGCCCTGCTGGTGGTCATGTTCAGCGTGATCGCCGTCGCGCTGCCGGCCAACTGGCAGCTGAACGACCGGGTGGCGATGGTGGTCAGCGGGCTGGTCTTCGCCGGGGCCGGCCTGATGCTGGCCCGCCCGAAGGTGTCGGCCGACGCCGAGGGGGTCACCGTGGTGAACTTCGTCCGCAGCCGCCGGCTCGCCTGGGCCGAGATCGTCCGGGTGAACTTCCGCCAGGGCGACCCCTGGGCCAGCCTCGACCTGGCCGACGGCACCTCGCTGGCCGCCGTCGGCATCCAGGCGGGCGTCGGGCACGAGCAGGCCGTCAGCGCCGCCCGCGCCCTGCGTGACCTGGTCGAGGGCCACAGCCGCTCGCGCGCCGAGGCCTGA
- a CDS encoding bifunctional 3,4-dihydroxy-2-butanone-4-phosphate synthase/GTP cyclohydrolase II — translation MSTQPATDDLALDPVERAVADIALGRPVIVVDDEDRENEGDIVFAASAATPELLAFTIRYSSGVICVPMTGEELDRLKLPPMTQVNEDRKGTAYAVSVDARDGVDTGISAADRARTVRLLASAGTEPGDLTRPGHVFPLRAVEGGVLVRPGHTEASVDLARLAGLTPAGAIAEVVNDDGTMARLPELVAFAREHGLAIISIEDLIAYRRRTELHVDRAAVTALPTAYGEFTAVGYRGTLDGIEHIALVAGGLDADGKVPDGEDLLVRVHSECLTGDVFGSLRCDCGPQLQASLEKVAAAGRGVVLYLRGHEGRGIGLAHKLRAYELQEQGRDTVDANLDLGLPADGRDYSIGAQMLTDLGVRSLTLLTNNPDKVAALTEHGLKVKGREPVPTVPGEHNLAYLRTKRDRMGHELPWLGQDS, via the coding sequence ATGAGCACCCAGCCCGCCACCGACGACCTCGCCCTCGACCCCGTCGAGCGCGCTGTCGCGGACATCGCCCTCGGCCGCCCGGTGATCGTGGTGGACGACGAGGACCGGGAGAACGAGGGCGACATCGTCTTCGCCGCCTCCGCCGCCACCCCCGAGCTGCTGGCCTTCACCATCCGCTACAGCTCCGGCGTCATCTGCGTCCCGATGACCGGCGAGGAGCTCGACCGCCTGAAGCTGCCGCCGATGACCCAGGTCAACGAGGACCGCAAGGGCACCGCCTACGCCGTCTCGGTCGACGCCCGCGACGGCGTGGACACCGGCATCTCGGCGGCAGACCGGGCGCGGACCGTCCGGCTGCTGGCCTCCGCCGGCACCGAGCCGGGTGACCTGACCCGCCCCGGGCACGTCTTCCCGCTGCGCGCCGTCGAGGGCGGCGTCCTGGTGCGTCCCGGGCACACCGAGGCGTCCGTCGACCTGGCCCGGCTGGCCGGGCTGACCCCGGCCGGGGCGATCGCCGAGGTGGTCAACGACGACGGCACCATGGCCCGGCTGCCCGAGCTGGTCGCCTTCGCCCGCGAGCACGGCCTCGCGATCATCTCCATCGAGGACCTGATCGCCTACCGCCGCCGCACCGAACTGCACGTGGACCGCGCGGCGGTCACCGCGCTGCCGACGGCCTACGGCGAGTTCACCGCCGTGGGCTACCGCGGCACCCTGGACGGCATCGAGCACATCGCCCTGGTCGCGGGCGGCCTGGACGCCGACGGCAAGGTGCCCGACGGCGAGGACCTGCTGGTCCGGGTCCACTCCGAGTGCCTCACCGGCGACGTGTTCGGCTCGCTGCGCTGCGACTGCGGCCCGCAGCTGCAGGCATCGCTGGAGAAGGTCGCGGCGGCCGGCCGCGGCGTCGTGCTCTACCTGCGCGGCCACGAGGGCCGGGGCATCGGCCTGGCCCACAAGCTGCGCGCGTACGAGCTGCAGGAGCAGGGCCGCGACACCGTGGACGCCAACCTGGACCTCGGCCTGCCCGCCGACGGCCGGGACTACAGCATCGGCGCCCAGATGCTCACCGACCTCGGGGTGCGCTCGCTGACCCTGCTGACCAACAACCCGGACAAGGTCGCCGCGCTCACCGAGCACGGCCTCAAGGTGAAGGGCCGCGAGCCCGTCCCCACCGTGCCGGGCGAGCACAACCTGGCCTACCTGCGCACCAAGCGCGACCGGATGGGCCACGAGCTGCCCTGGCTCGGCCAGGACTCCTGA
- a CDS encoding riboflavin synthase, whose protein sequence is MFTGIIEELGEVVSIEEIGDSSRIRLRGPVVCQGAHHGDSIAVNGVCLTVVDTPEQLATESGEFTADVMAETLHRSSLGVLRTGSPVNLERAMALGARLGGHLVQGHVDATGALLSREPGDLDADGTVRWEVLRFSLPQSISRYLVDKGSITVDGVSLTVVEAARDSFTVSLIPATLALTTLGAKKVGDPVNLEVDVLAKYVERLLDSRALPDTIGGEAS, encoded by the coding sequence GTGTTCACCGGCATCATCGAAGAGCTCGGCGAGGTCGTCTCCATCGAGGAGATCGGCGACTCGTCGCGGATCCGCCTGCGTGGCCCCGTGGTCTGTCAGGGTGCGCACCACGGCGACTCCATCGCGGTCAACGGCGTCTGCCTGACCGTTGTCGACACCCCCGAGCAACTGGCCACCGAGAGCGGTGAGTTCACCGCCGACGTGATGGCCGAGACGCTGCACCGCTCCAGCCTCGGCGTGCTGCGCACCGGCTCCCCGGTCAACCTGGAGCGGGCGATGGCGCTCGGCGCCCGGCTCGGCGGTCACCTGGTGCAGGGTCATGTCGACGCCACCGGCGCCCTGTTGAGCCGCGAGCCCGGCGACCTCGACGCGGACGGCACCGTCCGCTGGGAGGTGCTGCGGTTCTCGCTGCCGCAGAGCATCTCGCGCTACCTGGTCGACAAGGGGTCCATCACGGTGGACGGCGTCAGCCTCACCGTGGTCGAGGCCGCCCGCGACAGCTTCACCGTCAGCCTGATCCCGGCCACCCTCGCGCTCACCACGCTCGGCGCCAAGAAGGTCGGCGACCCGGTGAACCTCGAGGTCGACGTCCTCGCCAAGTACGTCGAGCGGCTGCTCGACTCCCGGGCCCTGCCCGACACCATCGGAGGGGAAGCCTCGTGA
- a CDS encoding hemolysin family protein: MITAWLLLLAALLLILANGLFVAAEFAFVTVERGAVDRAAEAGDPKARRIGHGLRHLSFQLSGAQLGITVTSLVVGMLAEPALSVLLSPPLVALGVPESAARGVAVIIGMVLATVLQMVIGELVPKNWAISHPMQVARAVAAPHMAFSAVCRPLISLLNGAADRTVRALGVEPQEELGHARTPAELVSLARHSAKAGVLDEESATLFVKTLGLGELTAQSVMTPRVDVAALQRDASAADVLNLTRATGLSRFPVYADSLDEVTGTVTLKDALAVPHEHRGGVRVADLATAPLLVPETLPAEALLDRLRRQQPMAIVVDEYGGTAGVVTIEDIVEEIVGEVQDEHDPEDTPELVPLPPVDGLPVWAADGKARIDQLEGIGLHAPEGPYETLAGLVADLLGKLPAPGEQAELPGWRLTVENVDRHRTTKVRVERTAAHRHDEDETR; this comes from the coding sequence GTGATCACCGCCTGGCTGCTGCTGCTCGCGGCCCTGCTGCTCATCCTCGCCAACGGCCTGTTCGTGGCCGCCGAGTTCGCCTTCGTGACGGTCGAGCGCGGCGCGGTCGACCGCGCCGCCGAGGCCGGGGACCCGAAGGCCCGCCGGATCGGCCACGGCCTGCGGCACCTCTCCTTCCAGCTCTCCGGCGCCCAGCTCGGCATCACCGTCACCTCGCTGGTGGTCGGCATGCTCGCCGAGCCGGCCCTGTCCGTCCTGCTCAGCCCGCCGCTGGTCGCGCTGGGTGTGCCGGAGTCCGCCGCCCGCGGCGTCGCCGTGATCATCGGCATGGTGCTGGCCACCGTGCTGCAGATGGTGATCGGCGAGCTCGTCCCGAAGAACTGGGCGATCTCCCACCCGATGCAGGTGGCCCGCGCGGTCGCCGCCCCGCACATGGCCTTCTCCGCCGTCTGCCGCCCGCTGATCAGCCTGCTGAACGGCGCCGCCGACCGGACGGTCCGGGCGCTGGGCGTCGAACCGCAGGAGGAGCTGGGCCACGCCCGCACTCCCGCCGAACTCGTCTCGCTGGCCCGTCACTCGGCCAAGGCCGGCGTCCTGGACGAGGAGTCGGCGACGCTGTTCGTGAAGACCCTCGGCCTCGGCGAGCTCACCGCCCAGAGCGTGATGACCCCGCGCGTCGACGTCGCCGCCCTCCAGCGCGACGCCAGCGCCGCGGACGTCCTCAACCTGACCCGGGCCACCGGCCTGTCCCGGTTCCCCGTCTACGCCGACAGCCTGGACGAGGTCACCGGCACCGTGACGCTCAAGGACGCGCTGGCCGTCCCGCACGAGCACCGCGGCGGCGTCCGGGTCGCCGACCTCGCCACGGCGCCGCTGCTGGTGCCCGAGACGCTGCCCGCCGAGGCACTGCTCGACCGGCTGCGCCGCCAGCAGCCGATGGCCATCGTGGTGGACGAGTACGGCGGCACCGCCGGCGTGGTCACCATCGAGGACATCGTCGAGGAGATCGTCGGTGAGGTCCAGGACGAGCACGACCCCGAGGACACCCCCGAGCTGGTACCGCTGCCGCCCGTCGACGGGCTGCCCGTCTGGGCGGCCGACGGCAAGGCCCGGATCGACCAGCTGGAGGGCATCGGGCTGCACGCCCCCGAAGGCCCGTACGAGACCCTGGCCGGCCTGGTGGCCGACCTGCTCGGCAAGCTGCCGGCTCCCGGTGAGCAGGCCGAGCTGCCCGGCTGGCGGCTGACCGTGGAGAACGTCGACCGGCACCGGACGACCAAGGTCCGGGTCGAGCGCACCGCCGCGCACCGCCACGACGAGGACGAGACCCGATGA
- a CDS encoding phosphoribosyl-ATP diphosphatase: protein MASKTFEELFTELQQKAATGDPSSSRTAQLVHQGVHAIGKKVVEEAAEVWMAAEYQSDQETAEEISQLLYHLQVMMVAKGLTLDDVYAHL, encoded by the coding sequence ATGGCTTCGAAGACATTCGAGGAGCTCTTCACCGAGCTCCAGCAGAAGGCCGCCACCGGCGACCCCTCGTCCTCCCGCACCGCGCAGCTCGTCCACCAGGGCGTCCATGCGATCGGCAAGAAGGTCGTCGAGGAGGCCGCCGAGGTCTGGATGGCCGCCGAGTACCAGTCCGACCAGGAGACCGCGGAGGAGATCTCGCAGCTCCTCTACCACCTTCAGGTGATGATGGTCGCCAAGGGTTTGACGCTCGACGACGTGTACGCCCATCTCTGA
- a CDS encoding SMP-30/gluconolactonase/LRE family protein yields the protein MSNPAGIPAPAPVDDRVSGLGEGPVWDVRTNSLRWVDIPAGVVHHSDGSSRQLPPPASAILPTVDGWAAVLRDRVVELDGPAVAAVPLGAAERCNDAKADPAGRVWVGTMSGDERPGRAALLRLDGAVATEVIAGATIANGLGWSPDARRMYWIDTPTRRIDVLDYDLADGSVRGRRPFVSVDADAGWPDGLAVDAEGALWVALWGGSALHRYTPDGRLDTVLPIGAACPTSCAFGGEDLRTLYITTAHRPDEHGRFAPDAGKLHAVRVPVPGPAPTPAVLPAAAGGTAEAPGGV from the coding sequence ATGAGCAATCCCGCAGGCATCCCCGCCCCCGCACCCGTCGACGACCGGGTCAGCGGACTCGGCGAGGGTCCGGTCTGGGACGTCCGCACCAACTCGCTGCGCTGGGTGGACATCCCGGCCGGTGTGGTGCACCACTCCGACGGCAGCTCGCGCCAACTGCCGCCGCCGGCCTCGGCGATCCTGCCGACCGTCGACGGCTGGGCGGCCGTGCTGCGCGACCGCGTGGTCGAGCTGGACGGGCCGGCGGTGGCGGCGGTGCCGCTCGGCGCCGCCGAGCGCTGCAACGACGCCAAGGCCGACCCGGCCGGCCGGGTCTGGGTCGGCACCATGTCCGGCGACGAGCGGCCGGGCCGGGCGGCCCTGCTGCGCCTGGACGGCGCGGTCGCCACCGAGGTGATCGCCGGGGCGACCATCGCCAACGGCCTGGGCTGGAGCCCGGACGCCCGCCGGATGTACTGGATCGACACCCCGACCCGGCGGATCGACGTCCTGGACTACGACCTCGCCGACGGCAGCGTCCGCGGCCGTCGCCCCTTCGTGAGCGTGGACGCGGACGCGGGCTGGCCGGACGGCCTCGCGGTGGACGCCGAGGGCGCGTTGTGGGTGGCCCTGTGGGGCGGTTCGGCCCTGCACCGCTACACGCCGGACGGGAGGCTGGACACCGTCCTGCCGATCGGCGCGGCCTGCCCGACCAGTTGCGCGTTCGGCGGCGAGGACCTCCGCACCCTGTACATCACCACAGCCCACCGCCCGGACGAGCACGGGCGGTTCGCGCCCGACGCGGGCAAGCTGCACGCCGTCCGGGTGCCCGTGCCCGGGCCGGCGCCGACCCCGGCCGTGCTGCCCGCGGCCGCCGGTGGCACGGCGGAGGCGCCCGGCGGCGTGTAG
- a CDS encoding AAA family ATPase, translating to MPGLPFVGRADLLAEIGDALADARSGRGGLVALTGAAGAGKTRLAEEVVLAAKGFRVIWTWCPPGEAGSALRPWSQVSRELAADGAACGRLVRDSLALRTLIAGQGPAGSSSAGPPSSRGPSTGLPSTGLPSAEPRTEPELERQPVRDPEPGLEPPAGPGTAPGPGTAPGPGTAPGPAAARLHLAGDLAALVRAGAAARPLLLVVDDLHEADTSSVTLLLELAAAVRTVPVLLLATARDDDPAWEGRTAALAALLHTARCLPVGPLAEAEVHALARAASGGRPDPGSERELFARTGGDAFFVTELLRRPGGGPVPVSVRAAVQARVAALAPECARVLGAASALGTGFDLDVLAEVAAVPLAELRPVLGPAVGAGLLTMGEPGRGAFRHQLTQEAVHDALSVREQAGWHHRAADVLAALSGRGRDVGPAEVAHQLLLAGPEHARSAARFARRAGARASGLLAYEDAVRWYEAAVAALAMAAPPDAPPGPAVSAVTGRPAETAGPAASAGPAASADPAGPAASAGPADPAESLEPASRTAPAEQPADRSAEQLAEQLAELLVELGTARIGAGERAKAREDFLRAAALARRHGRPDLLAGAALGLGAGPAGFEVGLLDRTQLDLLGEARAALPPERADLLAVVAARLSVAATLVEPEQDRTDLAEEAVRTARAGRDDQALAYALAALCDARAGPDHCAERLDRSTEIVRLGRRLPDPSAELLGRRLRVVALLELGRVADAEQEVLAFEVAATALGQPMHAWYVPLWQGMRALLEGRFADCRDALDRVAALGRRAGSDNAELLAATQRWCLLAESGDRAGIRVLAERLSLLDMSLALWPRVTKALIAAQLGEPAEARRRLAAVAPLLATAPRDSEWLPMLAQAAEVFGLTGPAGELAEPARQLYERLAPYADLFVVEGIGAAVRGPVHRHLGLLAAALGEAAPAERHFTAALTAARAVGATGLTARIAQESGVRPPPDGHNVFRRAGEGWELRFAGRQVTLADSKGLRDLAALLASPGRPVPALDLATAAAGPGRGAAAAGANPDGLHRPGDTGELIDSTARRAYRARLQELAHEESEADRDGDADRSARIAAERQALVGQLSAAYGLGGRPRRTGSAAERARTTVTARIRAALDRIARAHPPLGRHLANAVRTGTLCVYEPESPVAWHL from the coding sequence ATGCCTGGGCTCCCCTTTGTCGGACGTGCCGATCTGCTGGCCGAGATCGGCGACGCGCTCGCCGACGCCCGATCCGGACGCGGCGGACTGGTCGCACTGACCGGCGCGGCCGGAGCGGGCAAGACCCGCCTCGCGGAGGAGGTCGTGCTGGCGGCCAAGGGCTTCCGGGTGATCTGGACCTGGTGCCCGCCGGGCGAGGCCGGCAGTGCGCTGCGCCCCTGGTCCCAGGTGTCCCGCGAGCTGGCGGCGGACGGGGCCGCCTGCGGCCGGCTGGTCCGCGACTCACTCGCGCTGCGGACGCTGATCGCCGGGCAGGGGCCGGCCGGCTCGTCCTCCGCCGGTCCGCCTTCGTCCCGCGGGCCGTCCACCGGCCTTCCGTCCACCGGCCTTCCGTCCGCCGAGCCCCGCACTGAGCCTGAGCTCGAACGGCAACCCGTACGCGATCCCGAACCCGGCCTCGAACCACCCGCCGGCCCGGGCACCGCTCCCGGCCCGGGCACCGCTCCCGGCCCGGGCACCGCTCCCGGGCCGGCGGCCGCCCGACTGCACCTGGCCGGCGACCTGGCCGCGCTGGTCCGGGCGGGCGCCGCCGCCCGGCCGCTGCTGCTGGTCGTCGACGATCTGCACGAGGCCGACACCTCCTCCGTCACGCTGCTGCTGGAGCTGGCGGCGGCGGTCCGCACCGTCCCGGTCCTGCTGCTGGCCACCGCTCGGGACGACGACCCCGCCTGGGAGGGGCGGACGGCGGCGCTCGCGGCGCTGCTGCACACCGCCCGTTGCCTGCCGGTCGGGCCGCTCGCCGAGGCGGAGGTCCACGCGCTGGCCCGGGCCGCGAGCGGTGGCCGGCCCGATCCGGGGTCGGAGCGCGAGCTCTTCGCCCGTACCGGCGGGGACGCCTTCTTCGTCACCGAGCTGCTGCGCCGGCCCGGCGGCGGCCCGGTGCCGGTGTCGGTCCGGGCGGCCGTCCAGGCGCGGGTGGCGGCGCTCGCGCCGGAGTGCGCGCGAGTCCTGGGCGCGGCTTCCGCCCTCGGCACCGGCTTCGACCTGGACGTGCTCGCCGAGGTCGCGGCGGTGCCGCTGGCGGAGCTGCGCCCGGTGCTCGGGCCGGCGGTGGGCGCCGGGCTGCTCACCATGGGCGAGCCCGGCCGCGGGGCCTTCCGGCACCAACTGACGCAGGAGGCCGTCCACGACGCGCTGTCGGTCCGGGAGCAGGCCGGGTGGCACCACCGGGCGGCGGACGTCCTGGCCGCACTCTCCGGGCGGGGGCGGGACGTGGGCCCCGCCGAGGTCGCCCACCAGCTCCTGCTGGCCGGCCCGGAGCACGCCCGGAGCGCGGCCCGCTTCGCCCGCCGGGCCGGTGCGCGCGCCTCCGGACTGCTGGCCTACGAGGACGCGGTGCGCTGGTACGAGGCCGCCGTCGCGGCCCTGGCCATGGCGGCGCCGCCCGACGCCCCACCGGGCCCGGCGGTGTCTGCCGTGACTGGCAGGCCTGCCGAAACGGCCGGGCCCGCCGCGTCCGCCGGGCCTGCCGCGTCCGCCGATCCCGCCGGGCCTGCCGCGTCCGCCGGGCCTGCCGACCCGGCCGAATCCCTCGAGCCGGCCTCCCGGACGGCGCCGGCGGAGCAGCCGGCCGACCGGTCGGCCGAGCAGCTGGCGGAGCAACTCGCGGAGCTGCTGGTCGAGCTGGGGACGGCCCGGATCGGCGCGGGGGAGCGGGCGAAGGCCAGGGAGGACTTCCTGCGGGCGGCCGCGCTGGCCCGCCGCCACGGCCGGCCGGACCTGCTGGCCGGCGCTGCCCTCGGGCTCGGCGCCGGGCCCGCCGGATTCGAGGTGGGCCTGCTGGACCGCACCCAGCTCGACCTGCTGGGCGAGGCCAGGGCCGCTCTGCCCCCGGAACGCGCGGATCTGCTCGCCGTCGTCGCCGCCCGCCTCTCGGTCGCGGCCACCCTGGTCGAGCCGGAGCAGGACCGGACCGACCTCGCCGAGGAGGCGGTCCGTACGGCCCGGGCCGGCCGTGACGACCAGGCCCTGGCCTACGCGCTGGCCGCGCTCTGCGACGCCCGGGCCGGTCCGGATCACTGCGCCGAGCGCCTCGACCGGTCCACGGAGATCGTCCGGCTGGGCCGGCGGCTGCCCGACCCGTCCGCCGAGCTCCTGGGCCGGCGGCTGAGGGTGGTCGCCCTGCTGGAGCTCGGCCGGGTCGCGGACGCGGAGCAGGAGGTGCTGGCCTTCGAGGTGGCGGCGACCGCCCTGGGCCAGCCGATGCACGCCTGGTACGTCCCGCTCTGGCAGGGCATGCGCGCGCTGCTGGAGGGCCGGTTCGCGGACTGCCGCGACGCCCTCGACCGGGTGGCCGCGCTCGGCCGGCGGGCCGGCAGCGACAACGCGGAGCTGCTCGCCGCCACCCAGCGCTGGTGCCTGCTCGCCGAGAGCGGCGACCGGGCGGGCATCCGGGTGCTTGCTGAGCGGCTCTCGCTGCTGGACATGTCCCTCGCTCTCTGGCCCCGGGTGACCAAGGCCCTGATCGCCGCCCAGCTGGGCGAGCCGGCGGAGGCCCGGCGGCGGCTGGCGGCGGTCGCGCCGCTGCTCGCGACCGCCCCCAGGGACAGTGAGTGGCTGCCGATGCTGGCCCAGGCGGCGGAGGTGTTCGGCCTGACCGGCCCCGCCGGGGAGCTGGCGGAGCCGGCCCGGCAGCTGTACGAACGGCTGGCGCCGTACGCCGACCTGTTCGTGGTCGAGGGCATCGGCGCCGCCGTGCGCGGACCGGTCCACCGCCACCTCGGACTGCTGGCCGCCGCCCTCGGCGAGGCCGCCCCGGCCGAGCGGCACTTCACCGCCGCGCTGACCGCCGCCCGGGCCGTCGGCGCGACCGGGCTGACCGCGCGGATCGCCCAGGAGTCGGGTGTCCGTCCGCCGCCCGACGGCCACAACGTCTTCCGGCGCGCGGGGGAGGGCTGGGAGCTGCGCTTCGCCGGCCGGCAGGTCACCCTGGCGGACAGCAAGGGCCTGCGCGACCTGGCGGCGCTGCTGGCCAGCCCCGGCCGGCCGGTGCCGGCTCTGGACCTCGCCACCGCGGCGGCCGGCCCGGGCCGCGGCGCGGCCGCCGCCGGCGCAAACCCCGACGGTCTCCACCGGCCTGGCGACACCGGGGAGTTGATCGACTCCACGGCGCGACGGGCGTACCGGGCCCGGCTCCAGGAGCTGGCGCACGAGGAGAGCGAGGCCGATCGGGACGGGGACGCCGACCGGTCGGCCCGGATCGCCGCCGAGCGGCAGGCCCTGGTCGGCCAGCTGTCCGCCGCGTACGGGCTCGGCGGCCGGCCGCGTCGGACGGGCTCCGCGGCCGAGCGGGCCAGGACCACCGTGACAGCCCGCATCCGCGCCGCGCTCGACCGGATCGCCCGGGCCCACCCACCGCTGGGCCGCCACCTGGCCAACGCCGTCCGCACCGGCACGCTCTGCGTCTACGAGCCCGAGTCGCCGGTGGCCTGGCACCTGTGA
- the ribH gene encoding 6,7-dimethyl-8-ribityllumazine synthase, translating to MSGHGAPELTLKNCADLRVAVIAAQWHEQVMNGLLDGAHRALKELGIEEPTVLRVPGTFELPVAAKQLAERGYDAVVALGVVIRGGTPHFDYVCEAATLGLTQVSVNTGVPVGFGVLTCDNEEQALDRAGLPGSAEDKGHEAVTAAVATAAVLRSVSEPWR from the coding sequence GTGAGCGGCCACGGAGCCCCCGAGCTGACCCTGAAGAACTGCGCCGACCTGCGGGTCGCGGTGATCGCCGCCCAGTGGCACGAGCAGGTGATGAACGGGCTGCTGGACGGCGCCCACCGGGCCCTCAAGGAGCTCGGCATCGAGGAGCCGACCGTGCTGCGGGTGCCCGGCACCTTCGAGCTGCCGGTCGCCGCCAAGCAGCTCGCCGAGCGCGGGTACGACGCCGTGGTCGCCCTCGGTGTGGTCATCCGGGGCGGCACCCCGCATTTCGACTACGTCTGCGAGGCGGCCACCCTCGGGCTCACCCAGGTCAGTGTGAACACCGGCGTGCCGGTCGGGTTCGGCGTGCTGACCTGCGACAACGAGGAGCAGGCGCTGGACCGCGCCGGCCTGCCCGGCTCCGCCGAGGACAAGGGCCACGAGGCCGTCACCGCGGCGGTGGCCACCGCCGCGGTGCTGCGCTCGGTGTCCGAGCCCTGGCGGTAG